In a genomic window of Erigeron canadensis isolate Cc75 chromosome 5, C_canadensis_v1, whole genome shotgun sequence:
- the LOC122600885 gene encoding uncharacterized protein LOC122600885 isoform X1 — protein sequence MLMMMSNYQSTPRSNRPKGFLAKHVLQFALFAAFSLWLLYQISQPNGSSRPVRQVSSEGISNILGRKGSAGLLESKSTPIAYPGMTLEDVTNPGEEGEIPRYSKEVEEVELKEENVNNTLSLRQYGQMNMNEDGSLAIKKSNISFSDENGIPQDIRDKFIGIESSKPANGTRVKVQRFITTRAGNGNNRTVEKS from the exons ATGTTAATG ATGATGTCCAATTACCAATCTACACCTCGAAGCAATCGGCCTAAGGGATTTCTGGCAAAACACGTGCTTCAGTTTGCATTATTTGCGGCCTTCAGCCTTTGGTTATTGTACCAGATCAGTCAACCAAATGGCAGCAGTAGGCCGGTGAGGCAAGTCAGCAGTGAGGGAATTTCCAACATTTTGGGGCGGAAGGGGAGTGCTGGATTGTTAGAGTCAAAGTCAACCCCCATTGCTTACCCCGGTATGACTTTAGAAGATGTAACAAACCCCGGTGAAGAGGGTGAGATTCCACGGTACTCCAAAGAAGTCGAGGAAGTGGAGTTAAAGGAGGAAAATGTCAATAATACCCTTTCACTTCGACAATATGGTCAAATGAATATGAATGAAGATGGATCTTTGGCCATAAAAAAGTCAAACATTAGCTTTTCTGATGAAAATGGCATTCCACAAGACATTCGTGACAAGTTTATTGGGATAGAGTCAAGTAAGCCGGCTAATGGAACCCGAGTCAAAGTTCAGAGGTTCATTACTACACGAGCTGGTAATGGAAACAACAGAACAGTTGAAAAATCTTGA
- the LOC122600885 gene encoding uncharacterized protein LOC122600885 isoform X2: MMSNYQSTPRSNRPKGFLAKHVLQFALFAAFSLWLLYQISQPNGSSRPVRQVSSEGISNILGRKGSAGLLESKSTPIAYPGMTLEDVTNPGEEGEIPRYSKEVEEVELKEENVNNTLSLRQYGQMNMNEDGSLAIKKSNISFSDENGIPQDIRDKFIGIESSKPANGTRVKVQRFITTRAGNGNNRTVEKS, encoded by the coding sequence ATGATGTCCAATTACCAATCTACACCTCGAAGCAATCGGCCTAAGGGATTTCTGGCAAAACACGTGCTTCAGTTTGCATTATTTGCGGCCTTCAGCCTTTGGTTATTGTACCAGATCAGTCAACCAAATGGCAGCAGTAGGCCGGTGAGGCAAGTCAGCAGTGAGGGAATTTCCAACATTTTGGGGCGGAAGGGGAGTGCTGGATTGTTAGAGTCAAAGTCAACCCCCATTGCTTACCCCGGTATGACTTTAGAAGATGTAACAAACCCCGGTGAAGAGGGTGAGATTCCACGGTACTCCAAAGAAGTCGAGGAAGTGGAGTTAAAGGAGGAAAATGTCAATAATACCCTTTCACTTCGACAATATGGTCAAATGAATATGAATGAAGATGGATCTTTGGCCATAAAAAAGTCAAACATTAGCTTTTCTGATGAAAATGGCATTCCACAAGACATTCGTGACAAGTTTATTGGGATAGAGTCAAGTAAGCCGGCTAATGGAACCCGAGTCAAAGTTCAGAGGTTCATTACTACACGAGCTGGTAATGGAAACAACAGAACAGTTGAAAAATCTTGA